A DNA window from Mycoplasmopsis pullorum contains the following coding sequences:
- a CDS encoding potassium transporter TrkG, producing MNWKNFNIIRKKLGTHKYILLIYLLIVILASLLLYSPWTQNTSYLVELTGKQKAIPRISYINALFITASAFSDTGLVVVDTFRQWNMFGQSIIAILILLGGIGVFALKLFLINWLFRRKTTTLSEIKLINNERGSDDIAQTFKLVVTAVKFLLLVCLIFGFILTFYFYFVGPEHPKDFVDPASFINPKGNWSMSFRFGFFHSISALNNAGFDILGENSFMPYYLNYGLQAIFIILLLIGGLGYPTIYDIYCFIVHKITGKKNKYHFSLFSKVSLTTYLLVTIFGFLLISLTEILSNSNNTFWNMEMNGSIFAKSFALFFCSLSTRSAGFSFIDMSQLNSNTAVILLIMMFIGAAPASTGGGIRTTTFAIIVAMLFNKILGKPRTRMFKRTISLETEKQALLVFVISIFLLIIISLICSTSFESYGGNIKTHYSKVNDGLQSKEDQYFSMTQIIFEVSSAFGTTGLSTGMTKYFNIGSKIALTLLMFIGQFGISSTILVWGFKNYSNKFEYVQSDLTTG from the coding sequence ATGAATTGAAAAAATTTCAATATTATTCGTAAAAAGTTAGGTACTCATAAGTACATTTTATTAATTTACTTATTAATCGTCATCCTAGCTTCTTTATTACTGTATTCTCCTTGGACACAAAATACTAGTTACTTAGTTGAGTTAACTGGTAAACAAAAAGCAATTCCACGAATTAGCTATATTAATGCACTTTTTATTACTGCGAGTGCATTTTCTGACACTGGATTAGTTGTGGTTGACACTTTTAGGCAGTGAAACATGTTTGGTCAAAGTATCATCGCGATTCTCATTTTACTCGGTGGAATTGGTGTTTTCGCATTGAAACTCTTTTTGATTAATTGATTATTTAGACGTAAAACTACAACTTTATCTGAGATTAAATTGATAAACAACGAACGTGGTAGTGATGATATTGCTCAAACCTTTAAATTGGTTGTTACAGCAGTTAAATTCTTATTATTGGTGTGTTTAATTTTCGGTTTTATTCTGACTTTTTATTTCTATTTTGTCGGACCAGAGCATCCAAAAGATTTCGTAGATCCTGCAAGCTTTATTAATCCTAAAGGAAATTGATCAATGTCATTTCGTTTTGGATTTTTCCATTCAATTAGTGCTTTAAATAACGCTGGATTTGACATTCTTGGTGAAAATTCATTTATGCCATATTATTTAAACTATGGCTTACAAGCAATTTTTATTATTTTATTATTAATTGGTGGATTAGGATATCCAACTATTTATGATATTTACTGTTTTATTGTTCATAAAATTACTGGTAAAAAGAATAAATATCATTTTAGTTTGTTTTCAAAGGTTTCACTTACAACATATTTATTAGTAACAATTTTTGGATTTTTACTTATTTCACTCACTGAAATTCTTTCGAATTCAAATAATACGTTTTGAAACATGGAAATGAACGGAAGTATTTTTGCGAAATCTTTTGCTTTATTTTTCTGTTCATTATCAACACGTAGTGCCGGTTTTTCGTTCATTGACATGAGCCAACTAAATTCGAATACTGCCGTAATACTGTTGATTATGATGTTTATCGGAGCGGCCCCAGCTTCGACTGGAGGGGGAATCCGAACGACAACTTTTGCGATTATAGTTGCAATGTTATTTAATAAAATACTTGGCAAACCACGTACTAGAATGTTTAAAAGAACAATTTCATTAGAAACTGAAAAACAAGCACTTTTAGTTTTTGTTATCAGTATTTTCTTGCTTATTATTATTAGTTTAATTTGTTCAACGAGCTTTGAAAGTTATGGTGGAAATATAAAAACACACTATAGTAAAGTTAATGACGGCCTTCAAAGCAAGGAAGATCAATATTTCTCAATGACACAAATTATTTTCGAAGTATCTAGTGCTTTCGGTACTACCGGTCTTTCAACCGGTATGACTAAATACTTTAATATTGGAAGTAAAATTGCATTAACTTTATTAATGTTTATCGGTCAATTTGGTATTAGTTCAACAATTTTAGTTTGAGGATTTAAAAACTACTCCAACAAGTTTGAATATGTCCAAAGTGACTTAACTACAGGATAA
- a CDS encoding glucose PTS transporter subunit IIA yields the protein MDLMKKIKGLFNKEKSSENTNVVVDDFIRNVVTNLGGIDNITGFNNGVTRLRYDVKNSSLVNAEELKKLGAEEVLVLGPRYVEVKFGDQSEFINSQIRLAQPVLKKELAKNAHLQDGNLASKAVLSDTSEVQTESIDKVKLLAPAAGAIMPLESLNDGVFSEKMLGEGFVIDISHEKSVDVLSPISGKVVLAFPTKHAYTIVDSHGTEVMVHVGINTVKNGGLGFEAHVVQGQEIKAGDKLVTVDVARLVSEKLNPNVILVVTNDSQFKKITNLAREVKPKDVICVLKK from the coding sequence ATGGATTTAATGAAAAAAATTAAAGGACTTTTTAATAAAGAAAAAAGTTCTGAAAACACAAATGTTGTAGTTGATGATTTTATTAGAAATGTTGTTACTAACTTAGGTGGAATCGACAACATTACAGGTTTTAATAATGGTGTTACAAGATTAAGATACGACGTTAAAAATAGTTCATTAGTAAATGCTGAAGAACTAAAAAAACTTGGTGCTGAAGAAGTTTTAGTTTTAGGACCTAGATATGTTGAAGTTAAATTCGGAGATCAATCAGAATTTATTAACTCACAAATTAGACTTGCTCAACCAGTTTTAAAGAAAGAATTAGCTAAAAACGCTCACCTACAAGATGGTAACTTAGCTTCTAAAGCTGTTTTATCAGATACTTCTGAAGTACAAACTGAAAGTATTGATAAAGTTAAGCTTTTAGCACCTGCAGCTGGAGCTATTATGCCGCTTGAAAGTTTAAATGATGGTGTTTTCTCTGAAAAAATGTTAGGTGAAGGATTTGTAATTGACATTTCTCACGAAAAAAGCGTTGACGTTTTATCACCTATTTCAGGTAAAGTCGTTTTAGCATTCCCTACCAAACACGCTTACACAATCGTTGACTCACACGGAACTGAAGTTATGGTTCACGTTGGAATTAACACTGTTAAAAATGGTGGATTAGGTTTTGAAGCTCATGTTGTTCAAGGACAAGAAATTAAAGCTGGTGATAAATTAGTAACAGTCGATGTTGCTCGTCTAGTTTCAGAAAAATTAAATCCAAATGTTATATTAGTTGTAACAAACGACTCTCAATTCAAAAAAATTACTAATTTAGCTCGTGAAGTTAAACCGAAAGATGTTATTTGTGTTTTAAAAAAATAA
- a CDS encoding YgjP-like metallopeptidase domain-containing protein, producing MNRIEELQNIEKNLLSLGFWKQENYIYGFNYLFNGVVYTLFLSLHQVKRSNPKSMFTYWKKYQGPPFQNPQTPRIIYLHKNIYKELLSPRLLINSKFQKWLDQILYYYETVIKETENLTDDFYLDGSAFSFFGQKYQIFWFNNQQNEVQIDELNRKINVYVENQIYKYMSKRNSFFMSFLENALYSKIQSIQSKWEKELNLPSSQIGIAAKLRRKNVIAQNWVQKNRIEYIFKMVFWNQIIIENIVVHELLHSYFKNNHFSNPHNAQFYKKGNELIKDFDLLENLL from the coding sequence ATGAATCGAATTGAAGAACTGCAAAATATTGAAAAAAATCTCCTTTCGCTTGGATTTTGAAAACAAGAAAATTACATCTATGGTTTTAATTATTTGTTTAATGGTGTAGTGTACACCTTGTTTTTATCATTGCATCAAGTCAAAAGATCTAATCCCAAAAGTATGTTTACGTATTGAAAAAAATATCAAGGTCCTCCGTTTCAAAATCCACAAACACCAAGAATAATTTATCTTCATAAAAATATTTATAAAGAATTATTGAGTCCGCGTTTGTTAATTAATAGCAAGTTTCAAAAATGACTCGATCAGATTTTATATTACTATGAAACAGTTATAAAAGAAACAGAGAATTTAACTGACGACTTTTATTTAGATGGATCTGCTTTTTCATTTTTTGGTCAAAAATATCAAATTTTCTGATTTAATAACCAACAAAATGAAGTCCAAATTGATGAACTAAATCGTAAGATTAATGTGTATGTGGAAAATCAAATTTACAAATATATGAGTAAGCGAAATTCATTTTTTATGAGTTTTTTAGAAAATGCTCTCTACTCAAAAATTCAGTCGATACAGAGTAAATGAGAAAAAGAATTGAATTTACCAAGTTCACAAATTGGAATCGCAGCAAAATTGCGAAGAAAAAATGTAATTGCTCAAAATTGAGTTCAAAAAAATCGCATTGAATACATTTTTAAGATGGTTTTTTGAAATCAAATCATAATTGAAAATATTGTTGTACATGAATTATTACATTCGTATTTTAAAAATAATCATTTTTCAAATCCGCATAATGCTCAATTTTATAAAAAAGGTAATGAGTTAATTAAAGATTTTGACCTTTTAGAGAATTTATTGTAA
- a CDS encoding ATP-dependent Clp protease ATP-binding subunit, which translates to MEMKYEKNESALVKYGRNLTNLAKENKLEPVIGRDEEIRRMIRILSRKTKNNPILVGEPGVGKTAIVEGLARKIIENQVPEHLKKCEVIELDLASLIAGASYQGQFEQRLKDVIKEIEDKKDEIIVFIDEIHMLIGAGKTGADSGMDAANIIKPLMARGVLHLIGATTFDEFRKYIESDPALERRMQRIDVNEPSINDTITILRGLKERLERFHKVKIEDNALIAAAELSSRYINDRFLPDKAIDLIDEAAATIKTEINFQPEELEKAKNEKIKLEMEKAALKSSKTASKEAINKIKEQIETVNGQINQLNQKWDLEKNRLHNLSKLQEQLDTLNHKMTLAQNDGDYALASKIKYSEIPSLQTKINDLSQEIENDNSALVRDTVTQEEVANIVSKWTKIPVNKLLETEKSKLMNMEQKLNEVLIGQKKAVELVSQAIIRTKAAINDPNKPLASFLFLGPTGVGKTELARKLAYELFDSEKQMIRLDMSEFMEKHSVAKIIGAPAGYIGYNDGGNLAERIRKNPYTILLLDEIEKAHKDVLNIFLQLLDNGMITNSKGKQINCRNLIVIMTSNLGSEEIINSKKDINQTKLREILLKFFKPEFINRIDEIVPFKPLSKENLKLIVKLELSKLEKRIFDAKNVKIDFSESVITKIVDDAYDPEFGARPIKRYIQKNVENVIAYDIIQNKLQPNAKYLMDIKDNKFVID; encoded by the coding sequence ATGGAAATGAAATACGAAAAAAATGAAAGTGCATTAGTTAAATATGGTAGAAATTTAACTAATTTAGCAAAAGAAAATAAATTAGAACCAGTTATTGGTCGTGATGAAGAAATTAGAAGAATGATTAGAATTTTAAGTCGTAAGACTAAAAATAATCCTATTTTAGTTGGTGAACCAGGGGTTGGTAAAACCGCTATTGTTGAGGGACTTGCTCGTAAAATTATTGAGAATCAAGTTCCTGAACACTTAAAAAAATGTGAAGTGATTGAATTGGATTTAGCTTCTTTAATTGCTGGAGCATCATATCAAGGTCAATTTGAACAAAGATTAAAAGACGTAATTAAAGAAATTGAAGACAAAAAAGATGAAATTATTGTTTTCATTGATGAAATTCATATGTTAATCGGTGCTGGTAAAACTGGTGCGGATTCAGGTATGGATGCAGCAAATATCATTAAACCATTAATGGCACGTGGTGTTTTACATTTAATTGGAGCAACTACATTTGATGAATTCCGTAAATATATCGAAAGTGATCCAGCACTCGAAAGAAGAATGCAAAGAATTGATGTTAATGAACCTTCAATTAATGACACGATTACTATTTTACGTGGTTTAAAAGAAAGATTAGAAAGATTCCATAAGGTTAAAATTGAAGATAATGCTTTAATTGCAGCTGCAGAATTATCAAGTAGATACATTAATGATAGATTTTTACCTGATAAAGCAATCGATTTAATTGATGAAGCTGCAGCAACAATAAAAACAGAAATCAATTTCCAACCTGAAGAATTAGAAAAAGCTAAAAACGAAAAAATTAAATTAGAAATGGAAAAAGCTGCTCTTAAATCTTCAAAAACAGCTTCAAAAGAAGCAATTAATAAGATTAAAGAGCAAATTGAAACAGTTAATGGACAAATTAATCAATTAAACCAAAAATGAGATTTAGAGAAAAATAGATTACATAATTTATCAAAATTACAAGAACAATTAGATACATTGAATCACAAAATGACTTTAGCTCAAAATGATGGTGACTATGCTTTAGCATCAAAAATTAAATATAGTGAAATTCCATCATTGCAAACTAAAATCAACGATTTATCTCAAGAAATTGAAAATGATAATTCAGCATTAGTTCGTGATACAGTTACTCAAGAAGAAGTGGCTAACATTGTTTCAAAATGAACTAAAATCCCTGTTAATAAGTTACTTGAAACTGAAAAATCTAAATTGATGAACATGGAACAAAAATTAAATGAAGTTCTAATTGGACAAAAAAAAGCTGTCGAATTAGTTTCGCAAGCTATCATTCGAACTAAAGCTGCAATTAATGATCCAAATAAACCATTAGCAAGTTTTCTATTTTTAGGACCTACTGGGGTTGGTAAAACTGAATTAGCTCGTAAATTAGCTTATGAATTATTTGACAGTGAAAAACAAATGATTCGTTTAGATATGTCTGAATTCATGGAAAAACATTCAGTAGCAAAAATTATTGGTGCTCCAGCTGGTTATATTGGATACAATGACGGAGGTAATTTAGCAGAAAGAATCCGTAAAAATCCATACACAATTTTATTGTTAGACGAAATCGAAAAAGCTCATAAAGATGTACTTAATATATTCTTACAATTATTAGATAACGGAATGATTACAAATTCAAAAGGTAAACAAATCAACTGTCGTAATTTAATTGTAATTATGACTTCAAACTTAGGAAGTGAAGAAATAATCAACTCTAAAAAAGATATTAACCAAACTAAATTACGTGAAATTTTATTAAAATTCTTTAAACCAGAATTTATTAACCGGATTGATGAAATTGTTCCATTTAAACCTTTAAGCAAGGAAAATCTTAAACTGATTGTTAAACTTGAACTTTCAAAACTTGAAAAACGAATTTTTGATGCTAAAAACGTTAAAATCGACTTTAGTGAAAGTGTTATAACTAAAATTGTTGATGATGCATACGATCCTGAATTCGGAGCTCGTCCAATTAAAAGATACATCCAAAAGAATGTGGAAAATGTGATTGCTTATGACATTATCCAAAACAAACTTCAACCAAATGCGAAATACTTAATGGATATTAAAGACAATAAATTTGTGATTGATTAA
- a CDS encoding MAG3240 family lipoprotein translates to MSISKKIKLLSSFGVLLTCTNLSSACSLVSNDTNSYEFQADTKNYTSEQFFYLFDRQVVNNLIKINNKFIYQIQYENNQKNESNKFDLNKNKLINLFFRPSNHFGFKEAKRVNIDDVIAFPTGIDFEKDNSYTIRTKFEDLYPNEIIKPNIHYLYSMLNEKSSYWKNIFPEFIPPKKLRIESFKNNDKQIEIYEHIINFYLRAFRFDKEYLVSINDIEKINDNLLALKLKNYSDNQDLTTLYLGNFFEYSTINPSYSFKNTSENITFNEYISDPELLINASALNFTSFDSLLENGNNFNAKGFNYLISNEKEMFYVEVPDYKKTEDIAYWIEIPKADDGDSQFAEFVPERNVAKIYVHVQKMPHGDFVKYPWYSVDFNSHHHLMSNYKTIQNGEIVNWDYKKNNFTDYKTVSREFIQGIINQLQNKLKNNLSIWDGRRQNQIEAYEMYEASKKSGLSWSLYWFSFLLNDEILKYMISRDQDFNSSIKYVEVRVKSFENPGKLIIELWFYDYNNREIQFEFGNTFELKGFKGSV, encoded by the coding sequence ATGAGTATCAGCAAAAAAATAAAATTACTATCATCATTCGGTGTACTTTTAACATGCACCAATCTTTCGTCTGCTTGCAGTTTAGTATCTAATGATACTAATTCATATGAATTTCAAGCAGATACAAAAAATTATACAAGTGAGCAATTTTTCTATTTATTCGATCGTCAAGTAGTTAATAATCTTATAAAAATTAACAACAAATTTATATATCAAATTCAATATGAAAATAATCAAAAAAATGAATCTAACAAATTTGATTTAAATAAGAATAAACTTATAAACTTATTTTTTAGGCCAAGTAATCATTTTGGTTTTAAAGAAGCAAAACGAGTAAATATTGATGACGTCATCGCTTTTCCTACAGGAATCGATTTTGAAAAAGATAATAGTTATACAATTCGAACTAAATTCGAAGATCTTTATCCAAATGAAATAATAAAACCAAATATTCACTATCTATATTCAATGTTAAATGAAAAATCTAGTTATTGAAAAAATATTTTTCCTGAGTTTATTCCTCCAAAAAAACTAAGAATTGAAAGTTTTAAAAATAATGATAAACAAATAGAAATTTATGAACATATAATTAATTTCTATTTGAGAGCTTTTAGATTTGACAAAGAATATCTTGTTTCAATAAATGATATCGAAAAAATAAATGACAATTTACTCGCCTTAAAATTAAAAAATTATTCAGATAATCAAGATTTAACAACTCTTTATCTTGGCAATTTCTTTGAATATTCAACAATTAATCCGAGTTACTCGTTTAAAAATACAAGTGAAAATATTACATTTAATGAATATATTTCAGATCCTGAATTACTAATTAATGCAAGTGCTCTAAATTTTACTAGTTTTGATTCTTTACTTGAAAATGGTAACAATTTTAATGCAAAAGGTTTTAATTATCTAATTTCAAATGAAAAAGAGATGTTCTATGTAGAAGTTCCAGATTACAAAAAAACAGAAGATATTGCATATTGAATTGAAATACCAAAAGCAGATGATGGGGACAGTCAATTTGCGGAATTTGTCCCAGAGAGGAATGTTGCAAAAATATATGTCCATGTACAAAAAATGCCACATGGTGATTTTGTTAAATATCCATGATATTCTGTTGATTTTAATTCACACCATCATTTAATGAGTAATTATAAAACAATTCAAAACGGTGAAATTGTGAATTGAGATTACAAAAAAAATAACTTTACTGACTATAAAACAGTATCTAGAGAGTTTATTCAAGGTATTATTAACCAATTACAAAATAAATTAAAAAATAATTTAAGTATTTGAGATGGTCGTCGTCAAAATCAAATTGAAGCGTATGAAATGTATGAAGCATCAAAAAAATCAGGTTTATCTTGATCACTTTATTGATTTTCATTTTTACTTAACGATGAAATATTAAAATATATGATATCTCGAGATCAAGATTTTAATTCAAGTATCAAATACGTTGAGGTAAGAGTTAAATCATTTGAGAATCCCGGTAAATTAATTATCGAATTGTGATTTTACGATTACAATAACAGAGAAATTCAATTTGAATTCGGTAACACTTTCGAACTTAAAGGTTTTAAAGGATCGGTATAA
- the hrcA gene encoding heat-inducible transcriptional repressor HrcA, which translates to MKKISSKHEEILKLTTKMYIEQGDAISSSKILDHYKLNMSSAKIRYLMNDLENEGYLEKAYSSSGRIPTIKGLDYYARFLSQDEESNMLKKLRKLFHQRKKNIDNTVDEAAKIITEATGLTIVTAQSNSNALLKSIQLVPLSESSATVVLVISTGEVFSKMIYLNTSKNEIEDLRIAIRLFKERLVDVPIYQLAQRALSLKSILAQAVHNYEDLFESFIENVFQFQTQVKTNVYGRNNIILSEDISREQLHKMLNMLENQSIWELIESEQKNDDERLKISVDSDGAFLSKKLELDNQVTEITIIGATKSDYASMRGAICLLEELVRTKNDSKDGKNDE; encoded by the coding sequence ATGAAAAAAATTAGTTCTAAACACGAAGAGATTCTTAAGTTAACTACTAAAATGTATATCGAGCAAGGAGATGCGATATCTTCAAGCAAGATTTTAGATCATTATAAATTAAATATGTCTAGTGCAAAAATTCGTTATTTAATGAATGATTTAGAAAATGAGGGTTACCTTGAAAAAGCTTACAGCTCATCTGGACGGATTCCGACAATTAAAGGTTTGGACTACTATGCTCGTTTCTTGAGTCAAGATGAAGAAAGTAATATGCTTAAAAAATTACGTAAGTTATTTCACCAACGTAAAAAAAACATTGATAATACTGTTGATGAAGCTGCTAAAATCATTACCGAAGCTACTGGACTTACGATTGTTACGGCACAATCTAATTCCAATGCACTACTTAAAAGTATTCAATTGGTACCACTAAGTGAATCCAGTGCTACAGTGGTTTTAGTCATTTCTACCGGTGAAGTATTTTCAAAAATGATCTACTTAAATACAAGTAAAAACGAAATTGAAGATTTAAGAATTGCAATTCGACTTTTTAAAGAACGTTTAGTTGATGTTCCGATTTATCAACTTGCACAACGTGCCTTGAGTCTTAAAAGTATTTTAGCTCAAGCAGTTCACAATTACGAAGATCTATTCGAAAGTTTTATTGAAAATGTTTTCCAATTTCAAACTCAAGTCAAAACTAATGTTTACGGAAGAAACAATATTATTTTAAGTGAAGATATTTCACGTGAACAATTGCACAAAATGCTTAATATGCTTGAAAATCAATCAATTTGAGAATTAATTGAGAGCGAACAAAAAAATGATGATGAACGACTTAAAATTTCAGTTGATTCTGATGGTGCATTTTTATCCAAAAAACTCGAATTAGATAATCAAGTAACTGAAATTACAATTATCGGAGCAACTAAAAGCGATTACGCCTCAATGCGTGGAGCGATTTGTTTATTAGAAGAATTAGTACGAACAAAAAACGATTCAAAGGATGGTAAAAATGATGAATAA
- a CDS encoding PTS transporter subunit IIABC: MKTLIAKIPFLKNKKEKKATDNSNSGKARKILSKISGAFMLPISVMAIAGFFLGVGAAIATQGSSTNNFALETFGKFISILGDPVFSALPLLFAAAFVIAFTDEAGVAVFAAIIGYFVFNAIQSVFIFDVTTGYSILFTGAGRDPETLEKLVGTTLGTKSLQTSVFGGLTVGLVVQYLYNRFHQIQLPQVISFFGGKRFVAIVTIPSMIVLAFLYLLFWPWVGVALSKFGNALGKVPYGFESFIFGYVERSLVPFGLHHVFYAPLWYSNAGGDLNESLQVWENGKEGLVLGSALLELKKQISLDPNKYVGDSTASNALLKFPFNDVSWSINGKEYSMPLFKFISDELGFKIGRFMDGKFSFMIFGLPGAGLAMILAAPKENRKVALGTVLPSVITCIVTGVTEPIEFTFLFLAPWLFWGVHAFLCAVSFMLANILGVHVPMAFSGGMLDLIIYGVIPFAKGTNFYWTLIVGIPYFFVYFGIFYTLIVKFKIETPGRGSNTKLFTKADYLKKKDSNSSVDPRALAVVLAYGGIDNISAFNNCASRLRYDVVDANKVSDEALKAAGASGVKREGSKHVQAIFGPQAEQLNSLIKAQREKIKEYILQHPELLNDKVENLIEQETQPANKASDGKVVELSAPALGKVKTLATLNDGVFSEKMSGEGFVVEFAAEHNASIFSPVDGTITLVFPTKHAYGITTEDGINVLLHIGIDTVNLNGKGFEACVEQGQKVKKGDLVAKVNLDVVRDAKLKSDLVTVILPDSSKTSVKIQKLNTNVSSKETTIALVK; this comes from the coding sequence ATGAAGACATTAATAGCAAAAATTCCTTTTTTGAAAAACAAAAAAGAGAAAAAAGCGACTGACAATAGTAATTCAGGAAAAGCTAGAAAAATTCTTTCGAAAATTTCTGGTGCATTTATGTTACCTATTTCAGTTATGGCTATTGCTGGATTTTTCTTAGGTGTTGGTGCAGCTATTGCGACTCAAGGTAGCTCAACCAACAATTTCGCTTTAGAAACATTTGGTAAATTTATTTCGATTTTAGGTGATCCTGTCTTTAGTGCATTACCGTTGCTTTTTGCTGCTGCTTTTGTTATTGCTTTTACAGATGAAGCTGGTGTTGCTGTTTTTGCAGCAATTATTGGTTACTTTGTCTTTAATGCAATTCAAAGTGTGTTTATCTTTGATGTTACAACTGGTTACTCAATTTTATTCACTGGAGCTGGTCGTGATCCAGAAACATTGGAAAAATTAGTCGGGACTACTTTGGGGACAAAATCACTTCAAACATCTGTTTTTGGTGGTTTAACAGTAGGTTTAGTAGTTCAATATTTATACAATAGATTTCATCAAATTCAATTACCACAAGTAATTTCTTTCTTTGGTGGTAAACGTTTTGTAGCAATCGTTACTATCCCTTCAATGATTGTCTTAGCTTTCTTATATTTACTATTTTGACCATGAGTTGGAGTAGCATTAAGTAAATTTGGTAACGCTTTAGGGAAAGTTCCATACGGATTTGAATCATTTATTTTTGGATATGTAGAAAGATCATTGGTACCATTTGGTCTGCACCACGTTTTCTATGCTCCGTTATGATACTCAAATGCTGGTGGTGACTTAAATGAAAGTTTACAAGTATGAGAAAACGGAAAAGAAGGTTTAGTTCTAGGTTCTGCATTATTAGAACTTAAGAAACAAATTAGTTTAGATCCTAACAAATACGTTGGTGATTCAACTGCGTCAAATGCATTATTGAAGTTTCCATTTAATGATGTTTCGTGATCAATTAATGGTAAAGAATACTCAATGCCACTATTCAAATTCATTTCAGATGAATTAGGATTTAAAATTGGAAGATTTATGGATGGTAAATTCTCATTCATGATCTTCGGATTACCCGGGGCTGGTCTTGCAATGATTCTTGCAGCTCCAAAAGAAAATCGTAAAGTTGCTTTAGGGACAGTTTTACCATCAGTAATTACCTGTATCGTAACTGGGGTTACTGAACCAATTGAATTTACATTCTTATTCTTAGCACCTTGATTATTCTGAGGTGTACACGCATTCTTATGTGCAGTATCATTCATGCTAGCAAACATTCTTGGAGTGCATGTCCCAATGGCCTTTTCAGGGGGAATGTTAGACTTAATTATTTATGGTGTTATTCCTTTTGCTAAAGGGACAAACTTCTATTGAACATTAATTGTTGGAATTCCTTACTTCTTTGTTTACTTTGGAATTTTCTACACATTAATTGTTAAATTCAAGATTGAAACACCAGGTAGAGGTTCAAATACTAAATTATTTACCAAAGCCGATTACTTAAAGAAAAAAGATTCTAATTCGTCAGTTGATCCAAGAGCTTTAGCTGTTGTTTTAGCTTATGGTGGAATTGACAATATTAGTGCATTTAACAACTGTGCATCACGTTTAAGATATGACGTTGTTGATGCAAATAAAGTAAGTGATGAAGCTTTAAAAGCTGCTGGGGCAAGTGGAGTTAAACGTGAAGGAAGTAAACACGTTCAAGCAATCTTTGGTCCACAAGCTGAGCAACTTAATTCATTAATTAAGGCACAACGTGAAAAAATTAAAGAATACATTTTACAACATCCAGAATTATTAAATGACAAAGTTGAAAACTTAATTGAACAAGAAACTCAACCTGCTAATAAAGCAAGCGACGGAAAAGTTGTTGAATTAAGTGCACCAGCACTTGGTAAAGTTAAAACTTTAGCAACATTAAATGATGGAGTATTCTCAGAAAAAATGTCAGGAGAGGGATTCGTAGTTGAATTCGCTGCTGAACACAACGCAAGTATTTTCTCACCAGTAGATGGGACAATTACTTTAGTATTCCCTACTAAACATGCTTACGGAATTACAACCGAAGATGGTATTAATGTATTATTACACATTGGTATTGACACAGTAAACTTAAACGGAAAAGGATTCGAAGCTTGTGTTGAACAAGGTCAAAAAGTTAAAAAAGGTGACTTAGTTGCTAAAGTTAACTTAGACGTTGTTCGTGATGCGAAACTAAAGAGTGATTTAGTAACTGTAATTCTTCCTGATTCATCAAAAACAAGTGTTAAAATTCAAAAATTAAACACTAATGTATCAAGCAAAGAAACTACTATTGCTTTAGTTAAGTAA